A window of Acidimicrobiia bacterium genomic DNA:
CGCGCTCGCCATGTTCGCCGCCGACGCGACGCTGCGCGCGGTCGACGAGTGGGGCCGCCGGCCCGAGACCTGGCGCGACGTCGGCACGTTGAGCGACTACGCGCTGCGCCTCACCCCCGCCGAGCTCGACGCATTGCTCCAAGACCTCTTCGCGGTCCTCGACCGCGCGCGCTGGCACGACGCCGACGACGCGCCCGCCGACAGCCGACCGGTCACCGTGCAGCTGCAGGCGTTCCCGACCCCCGGCACGATCGACGATGACGCCGTCGACGGATGAGCCGCGCCGCACCCGCGCGCCGCTGACCCGTTACCTCGGCGCGCTCGCGATCTCACTCGCGGGTACCGAGCTCTCGCTGCTCGCGCTGCCGTGGTTCGTGCTCGTCACGACCGGCAGCGCAGCCCGCACGGGCGTGATCGCGGCGTGCGAGATGGCGCCGTACGTCGCGGTGCAGGTGCTCGGAGGTCCGCTGATCGACCGGATCGGTGCGCGCCGGGTCAGCGTCACCTCCGACCTCGCGAGCGCACTGGTCGTCGGCGCGATCCCCGCGCTGCACGCGATCGGCGCGCTGCACTTCGACGTGCTCGCGGGCCTCGTCGCACTCGCGGGTGCAACGCGCGGGCCGGGCGACTCGGCGAAGTCGACGCTCGTGCCGGACGTCGTCGCGCGCGCCGGCGTGCGCACGGAACGCGTCACCGGGCTCGTCGGCGCGGCCGAACGCATGGCCGGAACGGTCGGCCCCGCGTTCGCGGGAGTGCTCATCGCCTGGCGCGGGCCGCTCGCGGCGATGACCGTCGACGCGGTGACGTTCGCGGTGTGTGCAGTGCTCATCGCGACGCTGCACCTCTCGCGCGTCGCGACGCCGAGCGAGACGGACCACGGCTACACGCGCGCGCTGCGCGCCGGTTTCACGTTCCTTCGCAGCGACCCGCTCCTGCGCGCGATCGTCGCCGTCATCGCGACGACGAACCTCCTCGACGCGGCGATGTTCTCGGTTCTGCTGCCGGTGTGGACACGCGATCACGGCCATGGGCCCGCCGCGATCGGCCTGATCGCGAGCGCGTTCGGCGCGACGGCCCTCGCGGGCAGCGTCGTCGCCGCCGTCGCCGGCCATCGACTCCCGCGCCGCGTCATCTTCGTCGTCGGCTACCTCGTCGTCGGCATCCCCCGCTTCGCAGTCCTCGCGCTCGGCGCGCCGTTGAGCGTCGTCGTCGCCGTGCACGTGCTGGCCGGATTCGGCGCGGGGTTCCTCAACCCGATCACCCACGCGATCACGCTCGAACGGATCCCCGCCGAGGCGCTCGGGCGCGTCACGAGCCTCATCGAGGCACTGACGTGGTCGGGCATCCCGCTCGGCGGTCTCGTCGGCGGCGCTTTGATCGCGGCGGCCGGCCTCGCGTCCGCACTGTGGGTCTGCGGTGCCGTCTACCTCGCCGCGACGATCGCGCCCGCGTTGCGGCCCGCGTTCCGCGAGATGGATCAGCCCGTCTCGGGTTCGAGGCTCGCGGCCTGCAACACGGCGACGAGCAACACCGCGATCGCGCTCCCGAAGACCGCGCCACCCATGCCGTAGACGCGGTAGCCGATCACGATCGTGAACACGAGGACGAGCGGTCCGACGTAGAGGCTGTGGTTCACGATCTCGGGCTGCGTGATCCAGATGTGCACGAGCTGCAACCCGACGAAGATCGCGAGCAGCACGCCCGCGCGTCCGAAGGACTGCAAGCCCGCGGTGATGAGCAGCGCGGGCACCGACCCGAGGATCACTCCCATATAGGGCACGATCGAGATGAAGGCGACGACCAGCGCGAGTGGAGTCGGCGCGGGGACGGACAGCAGGCGCAGCACGATCCA
This region includes:
- a CDS encoding MFS transporter produces the protein MTPSTDEPRRTRAPLTRYLGALAISLAGTELSLLALPWFVLVTTGSAARTGVIAACEMAPYVAVQVLGGPLIDRIGARRVSVTSDLASALVVGAIPALHAIGALHFDVLAGLVALAGATRGPGDSAKSTLVPDVVARAGVRTERVTGLVGAAERMAGTVGPAFAGVLIAWRGPLAAMTVDAVTFAVCAVLIATLHLSRVATPSETDHGYTRALRAGFTFLRSDPLLRAIVAVIATTNLLDAAMFSVLLPVWTRDHGHGPAAIGLIASAFGATALAGSVVAAVAGHRLPRRVIFVVGYLVVGIPRFAVLALGAPLSVVVAVHVLAGFGAGFLNPITHAITLERIPAEALGRVTSLIEALTWSGIPLGGLVGGALIAAAGLASALWVCGAVYLAATIAPALRPAFREMDQPVSGSRLAACNTATSNTAIALPKTAPPMP